From Triticum dicoccoides isolate Atlit2015 ecotype Zavitan unplaced genomic scaffold, WEW_v2.0 scaffold47939, whole genome shotgun sequence:
GTAGTCGGGAAGCTCAGATTGTAATTGGCAGCTCGGAGCAGAGCTCGGCGGGGGCGACtactgagggagagagaggggggacagGGAGCGCGCATACCTGAAGCGGCCGGTCTTCCAGGCCTGGGAGGCCTTCTTGCTGCCGCCGATGCGGGAGAGGGTGGcggagtcgtcgtcggtgaaggcgGCATCGTTGTGGGCGAGCAGGGCGGGGCCCTGCCACTGCGCGAGGGCCGGGGCGAGCAGCGAGCGGGCCCTGTGGGCGCGGCGGTCGAGGCAGAGGCGGACCCGCGAGGCCCCGACGTCGTCGGCGTTCTGGATGAGCTCCCGCAGCACGGTGGTGCCCTCCGGGTAGTTGGCCAGCACCTCATGGATGCGGCGCGTCAGGTCCACCCGCTG
This genomic window contains:
- the LOC119346738 gene encoding sacsin-like, whose product is MDLGGMMLLEDFGQRVDLTRRIHEVLANYPEGTTVLRELIQNADDVGASRVRLCLDRRAHRARSLLAPALAQWQGPALLAHNDAAFTDDDSATLSRIGGSKKASQAWKTGRFRYARSLSPLSLPQ